The DNA region ACCTTGACCTTCTCCCCAGTGATCGTCTCCAGCTCTGCCTCCTTCCCAATGGTGAAGGTGTTGACAAGAACCTTCGAGCCAGTGGTGACCGTCACTTTAAAGTTGTCACCAGTCTCCTCAATCTCAGATATGCTCTTGACGTCTTTGCCTTTCTGGATGAGTTCATCAGGGAGACCTAAGACAGAAAAGCAACTTTAAGAATTGAAagagaaatgcattttattggCTGACAGCTATCAGTTGTAATTTAGCACTGTGAGATTAACAGTTTTAGACAAGTCAGCAAACCATTTACTTTAGTTATCAAATAGCCCAGTTATTCAAAATtgcacaaaaaacatttaaagctacTGGTCAAAACAACTTTATGAAACTTGAAATCTTACCAACAGCCTTCATGAAAGACTCAAAGTTCTCCTGAGACTCCAGCTGGTACTTTCCATTGAAAGACATGGTGACAAACAGTCAAGGTAAGTGTGAGAAGGGGTTGGCTGCCTTTTATACTCTCAAACTCCAGCCCTGCAATCATTAACCCCAGGTGTTTGCAATTAAGGCAACTCCAGCCCACTTCAAGATCCACCACTGGAGataaggacagacagagaggtcaGGGTGACTGGACTAAAAAGTAGATTTTAACAATGacattcagaaaaaaaacattttgtgttttcttttctcaaacTCTGAGAGTTGCAATGAAGAAGACAAGAAAGATCTGCGTGAAAAGTcttgcaaaacaaatgacagaagGGAGGATGTGAAAAAAGggaggaaaacagagagaataAGGATGAAAAGAAGGAACAGAAAGtgtaggaaggaaggaggatgaaggaagagagaaagcacCAAACTGAAACCTGACAACAACATTATGTCCTGTCAGCAGTTGTTTTGGCTTCAATTCATGCAGTTTCATCAGACGCTAGTGAAACTTTGAATGAGATCATTACATTCATTTTCTATGCAGGCATTGTAACAAAACACTGCATTCACAGTGTTTTCATAGTATATTTTCTCCTCTGCATTAAGGATTACGGTTTGCCTGCAAGCAATCGGGGAATATAAAGGGAAACATTTCCCCTCATTTTGTCTTAAATGTGGCAAACACAGATAATATTTCTAAAGAAAAaatttatatattaaagttTCACAGATCAcggcaaaaaataaattatctaACCTTTAAATGATAACAATTGAGATAAATTGCTCTTCAGTTTAACAAGAAATGTAGGTAGTTTCCCACCTCAGTTTTTATGTTATATTCACAACACTCCTGTcctaatatacatattaaaaatgcataaatgttattgtaaaatatattatttattttctattgctTCTATTGCAGCGGGTAAAaacctttctgtgtgtgtaagggccagggacgtgcggtcaggggaggcagataatgaaaagtaaaaaaactaataataaaataaaatataaatgtataggTTAGCCTTTtcagaacggaggtttcttgttGAGGTTTGTGGgatgagcagttctctgaggtaggatggagcatttccgtgaatgcactgatgggtgtaaagggagattttatagtcaatcctgagtgagaccgggagccagtgcagtgatttgaggatgggtgtgatgtgttcgtactttcgcactctcatcagaatcctagcagcgctgttttggatgtattgcagcACCTGGAGGTTCTTGCTAGGAATCCTGATGAGAAGtacgttgcagtagtcaagtcaggaggagacaaaggcatgtacaagcttttcagcatctgacagagagagtgcgGGGCAGAGTttagcaatatttttgaggtggtagaaggagttcttacatttttgtctgatgtgggcctcaaaggtcaggtgaggatccattttaacatccagattggtgactgttgatgagagtggaatgttggAATGAGAAGGTGATGCAGATTGTGGAGGatgactggacctgatgtgagGTGCCAACTACAACGGCTTCGGTTTTagagctgtttaattggaggaagttgtgcttcatccacgcctttatctcctccaggcaggtggttaatgtggataatggcagaggtgcagagggggttgggttagcTCTGAtttagagttgtgtgtcatcagcatagcaatggaactatattccatgccggttgatgacacgaccaagggggaCATGTAAATGGTGAAAAGGGTGGGGCCaaggacagatccttgagggacaccacaggtgacagagtgtgtttgtgattttgccACTCCCAAGGTGACGTGCTCAGTCCTCCcggtgagatatgaggtgaaccagtttagggccgagtgagagagtccgattgtggagtgaagacggtggaggaggatgtcatgatcaacggtatcaaatgctgcagttagatccaggaggatgaggagagatggagatccggcgtcagctgtcatcagcagatcgttggtgactctaaccagggcagtttctgtaTTGTGGCCAGGGCGGAAATcagactggaatttttcaaagaggttattgaagttgagatgatcctgaatctgagtggcaactactttttccagcaccttggatagaaatggcaggttggagatgggtctgtagttggcaaggacatctgggtctaaggtgggttttttgaggaatggtttgatgacagcagtttttaaaggggatggaacatgaccagactggaggTAGTGGTTTATCACGGTAGTGATCaggggacttatggcacaaatgttagatttgaccagggctgtggaaaaggggtccagggcacaggtggaggatttcatctttttgatgatagcctcaacctcttgctgcgagatgtcagtgaagcatcaaagaggctgggtaggtccgggctgggggttgacagtcgggactgacagagcagtggagtTGGAGAGTAGAGAACGGATGGTatctatctttttttattctaaatacGATGACATTttcacactgctcctctgtggtgtcttggtgtaagggagtttgaggtttgaggagatgatttacaaaaaaagttgcttggagttgccagggcctttgttgatgatgttggagtaGGAATGTGATCGTGTGTCTCTGAGGGACTTTGCGTAGGCCTTTTGGTGGTCTCGGTATGCCTGTCTGTGACCAGTGAGTCCTGAAGCCTTGAGGCGCCGCTCGAGGACACGCCccgctgtcttcatcttccgCAGCTCGCAGGTGTaccagggggctgagcgtgagaaggtgactgttctggttttgacagGGGCGTGGAAATCCAGGAGACTGCTCagagatttgttgtaaaagtccacagattcattgactgatgtgAGATTTATAGAGGAGAGatggttgatgtttttcagatttctgaaatggatttgaCACTTGGGTTTGGTGTGGGGAAGCAGGAGTGGCAGATCCATTGTGATGGCCTTGTGATTCGACACCCAGATCGTAAACCGTAAACTGAGTTTGTGATGACTAGGTCAAGTGTGTGTCCCttagtgtgtgtggggacatcaacatgttgaatgaggtTGAGGCAGTCCAGAAGGTGTAAGAACTCGGCTGCATAGTGACAGGAGGGGGTGTCAACGTGAGTATTTATATCTCAAAGTATTATAAAATTTCCAGAAGTAGTGCAGAGTGTATTCAGAAGTTTGTGAATCTCTGGGATGAAAGCTGAGTTGGGTTTCGGTGGCCGGTAGATGAGAAGTATTGTCAGGAGGAAGGAgggtttacatttaaatccaaggcattcaaatgaggaaAGTACAGGCAGAGGCAAGGGGGATCGTTTTAGTTCTTTTCTTATTGCTAAGCCGCCACCACGACCAGGGCTGCAAGCCTTTTCTAGGTAGCTGTAGCCAGGGGTACAGACTTAATTTAGGGTAAACCTCTGGCTGTTGCCACTTTTCCGTAAGGCACATAAAGTCTATTCCCTTGTCCATGATGTGGTCTTGTATGAAAGATCATATGTTAGTTAGGgattgtgcattaaaaagttatattttgaCTCTGGATGAAATAGTGGATTTCTGTAGGGTCAGCAGTAGACTGGAATCCACTCCACGTTTTCCGCTCTGCTCAGTGTGTAGCGATCTCGCGGTGTTTCCCGTGCTACTAACACAGAGACccatctctctgtatgtcgctaatataatgtttacagacacttttattgtgTCCTgatttccatagtccagttaatgtatgtaatgtatgtatgcaacatatttagtcttgctgatatgacataaaaccacagtgaaaaaacaccaggtgaggcaaACAGTACTCTGctgcactgaagagggcgcacgtgagcccacagcttaatgttgctgttgttctTCTACGCAGAGACGGTAGCGCCAACAAGTTAATGCTAAATAACAtcagtcaggtgcactgtagcaccgtttagtttagtttttttctccgactgacggccaaaaatgtaaaattttacaagtaaaggtaagaaCACAATTGTAATTGAATatgggatctgactaagagaacacaatccaatatttaaattaaaaacaacattttgaccttaaataaaatattaatttgttaatagtgcagtctgtattaaaattaattaaagcatcagactaaaaacgctatggagggtgcagagcaaatacatgtacctctctgagccgctataaatgtaacgttcttttttggccaaatatgtaccttacctgtgtgtataaagaatgctgatatgagatatgaaaaataaccagtagtcaatgttcatgctgccaagaaaatggtgaataagctactcggttgggttcatatatttgtaaatctgactgaaagagtcagtgcctccccagccatgaacctcaccgcacgtcactggtAAGGGCGTGCATTCACACatgtgagggagagaaaaagtacTAAAAATAACCTTCATTTACCCAGTAACTTCAAGgcaggaaatgtattttaatgttacCCTATGCCAGAAATGATTATCTTATCTATTTTATGTtatataatttacatttaactTCCAATTACAAACTACTTTGAGGTTTGTAAATAAATTCATGACACTGACATACCATAACAAAGTTTAGCAATTCCATGGCCTTGATACGGCTTGACATTATCTTAACCTATAGCtatgtctcaattcaggggctgcagccttcagaGGACGAAGCCTTCGCGGCATTTAGAGGCTGGGTCCTCCAAGCACAAGGCTCGACTAAATGGCAACTACCATGAGGTATTGTATCCAATCACCTACAAtaccaaaaatattaaaacaattctATCTTACCAGCGCTCAATCCTACTTCCATGTTTTCagattcatgtttgtttctcttcagtGTGCCTGGAGAAGACAGAGCTAGTTTTGTCTGACACTCACATCTACCAGTTGAGGATGTGGAGCACACTAAGTGAGGTGCAAGCCTACGTGCAGAGTTCTTTGATGATGCTGCAGACTATTCCCGCAAAATGGTGGagggatcaaatcaaatcaaatgtatttatattgcccaatatcacaaatcacacatttgtctcagtgtgctttacagactgtacagcatacgacaccctctggtccttagaccctcgcatcgcacaaggaaaaacttcctcaaagaaaccccacaattaaagggggtaaaatggaagaaacctcagggagagcaactgaggagggatccctctcccaggacggacatacatgcaatagatgtcgtgtgtacaggataaacatagtacaaatacaacatttgacagaaataatgttgtgataaaaaaaagagaaaggatgaatccaggataatgtcaaaaaggcttcccgatgtccagcaggaccagggcagcaggtgcagccactattcctgatcctgacgtaaactttatcagtggcaacatgaaagacacagaaactccggggatgatgccccggatgctgagttagtaacatacatttacataaatgcataccaatagagagggggaaaggggagagggaggggaggagagaggaagatatGGAGGacagcagggaggtgtcccccggcagtctaaggctatagcagcataactaggggctcaTCCAAGGCAaccctgagcaagccctaactataagctttatcaaaaaggaaagtctttagcctactcttaaatgtggagagtgtgtctgcctcccaaacacaaactggaagctggttccactggagaagagcttgatagctgaaggctctggctcccattgtgcttttagagactctaggaactacaagtaaccctgcagtctgggagcgcaatgctctagttggtttataaggtactatgaaatatttaagatatgctggagcctgaccattaattgctttgtaagtcagaagaaggattttgaattctattctgtattttaccgggagccagtgcagagcagctaatacaggagttaTATGATCCCGTTTAATCcaggtttaattgatagatataattgggtatcatccgcataacaatgaaagtttatagagcgGTTTCTCaaaatattgcccaaaggaagcatgtATAACGTGAATAGAacaggtccaagtacagaaccctgcggaactccaagactgactttggctgtcatggagaatttatcgttaacacatacaaattgagatcgctcagataaataggacttgaaccagtttagtgcggttccttttatgccaacacaatgttccagtgtCTGTaatagaatgtcctgatcaacagtgttgaaagcagcactgaggtctaacaagacaagaacagagacgagtcctttgtctgaagccaatagaaggtcattggtaactttcaccagtgccgatctgtgctatgatgaactctaaatccagattgaaaaacctcatataaactattatgtaaaaaatcacaactgttttgcaactgctttctcaaggatcttagcgagaaagggagtgttagatatcggcctatagttggctaaaacctctggatcaagactttttaataaattgttttattacagctactttaaaggattgtggtacgtaacCAGATAATAGAggcaggttgatcatatttaataatgaggtgttaattaagggtaaaacttctttaaacagtttagttggaatagGGTCTAAAAGATAGGTTGATGGcttagtccagtggttcccaaatggtgtgccgtgagataaatcccggtgtgccgtgggaatTTGAAACAATTaagcctattgcatttaactgtacacaaggttatgaatgatttttttatttacttcagtgtttcccctaggtttactgctctgtggGGTGCtacctgggctggatgaggtccgtgcatggcgcagattttttaaattctctccttacctttcctccgctctgtctgtCAGAGGAGAGTATGTacatacgcaaagcaactgaaacatgcacataaatgagataaattacataagcgtttagtttttttaataaatgagcACCTGTtcagtgtgaaaagtgagttgtgaatatatatatatatatatatatatatatataaaaagagaaaacatcttaaatttcaggggggagggggggcgcagcacagggaaacactgtactttatcagtactttgtcctacacacttatttcacaatataaaacaatagatcgtatatgctttggcctaaatataaataattatatatataaaaaaagaaatctgtcaaagcgaacccgttttagccatttgcgcatgctgggaaatattagagtgtgacacatcaaaggctctctgctagtgtgaaggagaatagcttcttacaaggactaggct from Cottoperca gobio chromosome 9, fCotGob3.1, whole genome shotgun sequence includes:
- the LOC115013877 gene encoding fatty acid-binding protein, liver-type-like, yielding MSFNGKYQLESQENFESFMKAVGLPDELIQKGKDVKSISEIEETGDNFKVTVTTGSKVLVNTFTIGKEAELETITGEKVKAVVQRNGNTLTVSLKGIQSVTELVDGNTLVNTMTFGGIVYKRTIKRM